A stretch of the Desulfobacter sp. genome encodes the following:
- a CDS encoding sodium-dependent transporter, with amino-acid sequence MQKREQWGSRAGFILAAIGSAIGLGNIWRFPYVAYENGGGAFFIPYLFAMITAGIPFMILEFGTGNKMRGSAPQIFSKLSPRWEWLGWWQILVSFTISIYYVAIVGWSISYFFLAFNQGWGTDTSDFFYKSYLMLSDSPLDFKGIRWPIFASVAGAWAICWVVLFNGVKKGIETASKIFMPALFILVVIITSRAVTLDGASEGLNWMFKPDFSALLNFKVWVAAYGQIFFSLSIGFAIMLTYSSYLPKDADMANNGFITAFANCGFSILCGVLVFSILGNMAAQQGVGVDKVVSSGVGLAFVTIPKAINSLPGPAFFGTLFFLALIFAGLSSMVSICEVSVSSLMDKFHISRKKAMTLYCLVGLVTGAVFASHSGLLVLDIVDRFINNFGVLAGGLVEIIFLTWVCKLSVFKDHINKTSDFYVGNFWTFCLKIVTPGVLGYMSVANLIGDLKTPYGDYSSTALFYFGWLLVVGIVVISFIFQAHSLAQNRR; translated from the coding sequence ATGCAAAAAAGAGAACAATGGGGAAGCAGGGCCGGATTTATTCTGGCGGCCATTGGATCGGCCATCGGCCTTGGCAACATCTGGCGGTTTCCCTATGTGGCCTATGAAAACGGGGGAGGCGCTTTTTTTATCCCCTATCTGTTTGCCATGATCACCGCGGGTATTCCATTTATGATACTTGAATTTGGTACGGGCAATAAAATGAGGGGATCTGCCCCCCAGATTTTTTCAAAACTATCCCCCAGGTGGGAATGGCTGGGCTGGTGGCAGATTCTGGTATCCTTTACCATTTCCATTTACTACGTGGCGATTGTGGGATGGTCCATTTCTTATTTTTTTCTGGCCTTTAACCAGGGGTGGGGGACTGACACCAGTGATTTTTTCTATAAATCCTATCTCATGCTCTCGGACTCTCCCCTTGATTTCAAAGGGATTCGCTGGCCCATCTTTGCCTCGGTTGCAGGGGCCTGGGCCATCTGCTGGGTGGTTCTGTTCAACGGGGTGAAAAAAGGAATCGAGACGGCCTCAAAGATTTTTATGCCGGCCCTCTTTATTCTGGTGGTGATTATCACGTCCAGGGCGGTGACCCTGGACGGGGCCTCAGAAGGGCTCAACTGGATGTTCAAGCCTGATTTTTCAGCACTTTTAAACTTTAAGGTCTGGGTGGCAGCCTATGGTCAGATTTTCTTTTCCCTGAGTATCGGCTTTGCCATCATGCTCACCTATTCCAGCTATCTGCCCAAAGATGCGGATATGGCCAACAACGGCTTTATCACCGCCTTTGCCAATTGCGGATTCAGCATCCTCTGCGGTGTTCTGGTCTTCTCAATTCTGGGGAATATGGCGGCCCAGCAGGGGGTGGGTGTGGACAAGGTGGTCAGTTCAGGCGTGGGCCTGGCATTTGTCACCATTCCCAAGGCCATCAACAGCCTTCCCGGACCTGCATTTTTCGGTACCTTGTTCTTCCTGGCCCTGATTTTTGCAGGCTTAAGTTCCATGGTCTCCATCTGCGAGGTGTCAGTGTCCTCCCTCATGGATAAATTCCACATCAGCCGAAAAAAAGCCATGACCCTCTACTGCCTGGTCGGCCTTGTCACAGGGGCGGTTTTCGCCTCCCACAGCGGGCTTCTCGTTCTGGATATCGTGGACCGGTTTATCAATAACTTCGGTGTTCTTGCCGGCGGACTTGTGGAAATTATCTTTCTGACCTGGGTCTGCAAGCTTTCCGTTTTCAAAGATCATATCAACAAAACCAGTGATTTTTATGTGGGCAATTTCTGGACATTCTGCCTGAAGATCGTCACCCCTGGGGTTTTAGGCTATATGAGTGTGGCCAATCTCATTGGTGATCTAAAAACCCCCTATGGCGATTATTCATCCACAGCCCTGTTTTATTTTGGATGGCTGCTGGTGGTGGGTATCGTGGTAATCAGTTTTATTTTCCAGGCCCACAGCCTGGCCCAAAACAGGAGGTAG
- a CDS encoding efflux RND transporter permease subunit, with translation MILSDTAIKNRTSVLVLVIIIVGMGLYAYKVLPRESEPEITIPYVFVRTEYRGGSASDIETAITIKIEKKLKGLNKVKNISSVSSQGLSQINIEFLPGTDIDEVLTRVKDKVDEARGDLPTDLENDPSVFEVNFSDMPIVVYSLAGQVGPKALKKIADDLKDDIEAVPGVLEADVTGGREREIRVEVDTDKLAYYRISITDLQTAVVTENQNTSGGAITLGDGRYQLKIPGEFETPEEILSLVVATHAGRPIYLKDVARVVDGLKDETSRSRLNGVPSINISVKKRTGENIIAITEKIQTVIERARLSFPQNTTITRLMDKSDDVRAMVADLENNIISGLILVVMVLFVALGIRNAVLVGLAIPFSMFLTFAVLQALGISLNTVVLFALTLALGMLVDNAIVIIENIYRYMQQGVPRIEAAMKATGEVAWPVIGSTLTTLAAFAPMLFWPGIMGEFMGYLPLTLIVTLSSSLFVALVINPAMCAFFMRAKDQTQGPGAQEIQALGEQPIEIKGMVLKTYKFILEHSLNHKFAVLVGAFAVLVILVQIWMLRIGIEKPLEFFPSIDPRSAYVNIDVPEGADIEFIDRTVKEVEKAIAGRPESDYAHAVAGQTHEKADGSTFTAPSDINNIEHIYTRVVQNAGASIFDSNLPNHIGIQFIDFEERNTSTKLDLEKIRKRVAHIPGVKITVDEQKDGPPTGPPINIEISGENFVVLSRIAEQVKQMVQNVPHVKDVRDDYQGGLPSVQVKIDRQKTALFGLTTSAIGMALKIAYNGLDVSTYYEGDEDYDITVSLAESDRQVTDILHKLMIPSPSGEMVPLTTLASISYKGTIGDIVRKNHERVVTVQANVDETKTTGTVAREQVMALMKEMSLPPGYLYKFTGEDEEQKESQEFLTMAFIVALFLIFLILVTLFNSVIQPVIILTSVILSLGGAFWGLTVINSPFGVIMTGVGIISLAGVVVNNAIVLIDYTNKLRDSGMTIRAAVISAGATRLRPVMLTAVTTILGLLPMVTGVSYDFHLMAMSWSSESSQWWSSMAIVVIFGLMIATILTLVVVPALYALIEEMKETISRGYTRAKEFFPGNPAPGSVN, from the coding sequence ATGATCCTGTCGGATACAGCCATTAAAAACAGGACCTCGGTGCTGGTGCTGGTCATCATCATTGTGGGCATGGGCCTGTATGCCTATAAGGTCCTGCCCAGGGAGAGCGAGCCTGAAATCACCATTCCCTATGTTTTTGTCCGCACCGAATACCGGGGGGGTTCAGCCTCGGACATTGAGACGGCCATTACCATTAAAATCGAAAAAAAACTCAAGGGGCTGAACAAGGTAAAAAATATTTCATCTGTCTCTTCCCAGGGCCTTTCCCAGATCAATATCGAGTTTCTGCCCGGCACAGATATTGACGAGGTATTAACCCGGGTCAAGGACAAGGTGGATGAGGCCAGGGGGGATTTGCCCACAGACCTTGAAAATGATCCCAGCGTCTTTGAGGTCAATTTTTCGGACATGCCCATTGTAGTCTATTCTTTGGCAGGCCAGGTAGGGCCCAAGGCCCTTAAAAAGATCGCAGATGATCTCAAGGATGATATAGAGGCCGTACCCGGCGTGCTTGAGGCGGATGTCACCGGCGGCCGTGAGCGGGAAATCCGGGTGGAAGTGGATACGGACAAGCTGGCCTATTACCGGATTTCCATTACCGATCTTCAGACGGCCGTGGTCACGGAAAACCAGAACACCTCAGGCGGTGCCATCACACTGGGGGACGGCAGGTACCAGCTGAAAATACCCGGAGAATTTGAAACCCCCGAAGAGATCCTCTCCCTGGTGGTGGCCACCCACGCGGGCAGGCCCATCTATCTTAAAGATGTGGCCAGGGTGGTGGACGGTCTAAAGGACGAGACCTCCAGGTCCCGGCTCAACGGGGTTCCCTCAATTAATATTTCGGTCAAAAAACGGACCGGTGAAAATATCATTGCCATTACGGAAAAAATCCAAACTGTCATTGAACGGGCCCGTCTGTCCTTTCCCCAGAACACCACCATCACAAGGCTCATGGACAAATCAGATGATGTCAGGGCCATGGTGGCAGACCTGGAAAATAATATTATTTCAGGCCTGATCCTGGTGGTGATGGTCTTGTTCGTGGCCCTGGGCATCAGGAATGCCGTTCTTGTCGGGCTTGCCATACCCTTTTCCATGTTTCTCACCTTTGCCGTTCTCCAAGCCCTGGGCATCAGCCTGAACACGGTGGTACTCTTCGCCCTGACCCTGGCCCTGGGCATGCTGGTGGACAATGCCATTGTCATCATTGAAAATATCTACCGGTATATGCAGCAGGGCGTCCCCAGGATCGAGGCGGCCATGAAAGCCACAGGAGAGGTGGCCTGGCCGGTTATCGGCTCCACCCTGACCACCCTGGCAGCATTTGCACCCATGCTCTTCTGGCCGGGCATCATGGGAGAATTCATGGGGTATCTTCCCTTGACCCTTATTGTCACCCTCAGCTCTTCTCTTTTTGTGGCCCTTGTCATCAACCCGGCCATGTGCGCCTTTTTCATGAGAGCCAAGGACCAGACCCAGGGGCCAGGGGCCCAGGAAATCCAAGCCTTGGGAGAGCAGCCCATTGAAATAAAAGGCATGGTTTTAAAAACCTATAAATTCATCCTGGAGCATTCCCTGAACCATAAATTCGCCGTGCTGGTCGGGGCCTTTGCCGTCCTGGTCATCCTTGTCCAGATCTGGATGCTGCGCATCGGCATTGAAAAACCCCTGGAATTTTTCCCTTCCATTGACCCCAGGTCCGCCTATGTCAATATTGACGTGCCCGAAGGGGCGGACATTGAATTCATCGACAGAACCGTCAAAGAGGTGGAAAAAGCCATTGCAGGCAGGCCGGAATCAGACTACGCCCATGCCGTTGCAGGCCAGACCCATGAAAAAGCAGACGGCTCTACTTTCACCGCCCCCTCGGACATCAACAATATTGAACATATCTATACCCGGGTGGTCCAGAACGCAGGGGCCTCAATTTTTGACTCCAACCTGCCCAATCACATCGGCATCCAGTTCATTGATTTTGAGGAGCGCAACACCTCTACCAAACTGGACCTGGAAAAAATCAGAAAACGGGTGGCCCATATCCCCGGGGTCAAGATCACCGTGGACGAGCAAAAAGACGGCCCCCCCACAGGGCCGCCCATCAATATCGAAATCTCAGGAGAGAACTTTGTGGTGTTGAGCCGGATCGCAGAACAGGTCAAACAGATGGTTCAAAACGTTCCCCATGTCAAAGATGTCCGGGATGACTACCAGGGAGGGCTGCCCTCGGTCCAGGTCAAGATCGACCGCCAGAAGACAGCACTTTTCGGCCTGACCACATCGGCCATTGGCATGGCCCTGAAAATCGCCTACAACGGCCTGGATGTCTCCACCTATTACGAGGGGGATGAGGATTATGATATCACCGTGTCCCTGGCTGAATCCGACCGCCAGGTCACCGATATTCTCCACAAGCTCATGATCCCCTCTCCCTCAGGAGAGATGGTGCCCCTGACCACCCTGGCATCCATTTCCTATAAAGGGACCATCGGCGATATTGTCCGGAAAAACCACGAGCGGGTGGTCACGGTCCAGGCAAATGTGGATGAGACCAAGACAACGGGTACGGTTGCCAGGGAACAGGTCATGGCCCTGATGAAAGAGATGAGTCTTCCTCCGGGATACCTTTACAAGTTCACCGGAGAGGATGAAGAGCAAAAAGAATCCCAGGAGTTTCTGACCATGGCCTTTATCGTGGCCCTTTTTCTCATCTTTCTCATTCTGGTAACCCTGTTCAACTCCGTGATCCAGCCGGTCATTATTCTCACCTCGGTAATTCTGTCTCTGGGCGGGGCCTTTTGGGGACTGACCGTGATCAACTCCCCTTTCGGGGTGATCATGACCGGGGTGGGTATTATTTCCCTTGCAGGGGTGGTGGTGAACAATGCCATTGTCCTCATTGACTACACCAATAAACTGCGGGATTCGGGCATGACCATCAGGGCGGCGGTGATCTCTGCCGGGGCCACACGGCTTCGTCCGGTGATGCTCACGGCTGTCACCACCATTCTAGGGCTGCTGCCCATGGTAACAGGGGTCTCCTATGACTTTCACCTCATGGCCATGTCCTGGTCCTCTGAGTCCAGCCAGTGGTGGAGTTCCATGGCCATTGTGGTCATTTTCGGCCTCATGATCGCCACCATCCTCACCCTGGTGGTGGTGCCTGCCCTGTATGCCCTGATAGAGGAGATGAAAGAAACAATATCCAGGGGATATACCCGGGCCAAGGAATTTTTCCCGGGAAATCCCGCACCCGGGTCTGTGAACTAA
- a CDS encoding methionine/alanine import family NSS transporter small subunit — MTTSAIIMMVLGLGVTWGGAAVCIAIAIKKQKI, encoded by the coding sequence ATGACAACATCCGCAATTATTATGATGGTACTTGGCCTTGGGGTGACCTGGGGCGGGGCAGCGGTGTGCATTGCCATTGCCATAAAAAAACAAAAAATTTAA
- a CDS encoding MBL fold metallo-hydrolase, with product MEGSMEIQWLGTAGFKIRTQEACFLIDPFLSRNRQASPSQTLRPSDLKTASHIFISHGHFDHIMDVPTIAEKTGACVVCSPTAAHTLSDMGLARIGRKLPDFFPLLVNFPCGQVLSWQFEIQNKRLLFFGSAGSTAKELQRLKSTPCDILFLPLQGHSKICEKALAYVEALGPGCVIPHHQDDFFPPLSRTVDITPFTDQVAKAFPGIEVRPMGLNETLVL from the coding sequence ATGGAGGGTTCCATGGAGATTCAATGGCTGGGAACGGCCGGATTTAAGATTCGTACCCAAGAGGCATGCTTTTTAATCGACCCTTTCCTGAGCCGGAATCGCCAGGCCAGCCCCAGCCAGACTCTAAGGCCGTCTGATCTGAAAACAGCCTCCCATATTTTTATTTCCCATGGTCATTTTGATCATATTATGGATGTTCCAACAATTGCTGAAAAGACAGGGGCCTGTGTGGTGTGCAGCCCTACTGCGGCCCATACCCTGTCAGATATGGGCCTGGCCAGGATCGGCAGAAAACTGCCTGATTTTTTTCCCTTGCTTGTCAATTTCCCCTGCGGTCAGGTTTTAAGCTGGCAGTTTGAAATTCAGAACAAGCGCCTTCTTTTTTTTGGTTCTGCCGGGTCCACCGCAAAAGAGCTTCAACGGCTTAAATCAACTCCCTGCGACATTCTTTTTCTGCCGCTCCAGGGGCATTCTAAGATTTGTGAAAAGGCCTTGGCCTATGTTGAGGCCCTGGGGCCCGGGTGTGTCATTCCCCATCACCAGGATGATTTTTTCCCGCCCCTTTCCCGGACCGTGGACATTACTCCGTTTACAGACCAGGTGGCCAAAGCCTTTCCCGGAATAGAGGTCAGACCCATGGGGCTGAATGAGACACTTGTTCTCTAA
- a CDS encoding efflux RND transporter periplasmic adaptor subunit encodes MEAKPNPNSFSAKTILPRILRLIWQCIPFIGVLVVSALILLPLMLKISDKKADLAQAQAMQTKENRALTNVVTMEISPQEVVEKISLPGVAKPWISLNLVTEVRGKIVTKQVEEGMTVKKGDVLAIIDTRDYQHNYDSALASYETALTNQKRSKALSEKQFITQSQLDDVQTRVKTTKAAVNLARLNLDRCTIRSPMAGVVDRVFIEYGNFLDAGDPVAAILEMDRLKIEVGIPESDVSAVRKLSQFDMQFDALDKKTVTGDYHYLYKTTDSMARLYNLEIRVDNPDLEILPDMFARVSIVKNHEPQGLAVPIYSLVTQNNETGVFVENKGEVAFRPVTTGFQDGWKILVSKGLEPGERVVVVGHKIIENGESVKVARTVHTMEELIQ; translated from the coding sequence ATGGAAGCCAAACCAAATCCCAACTCTTTTTCAGCCAAAACCATTCTGCCCAGGATTCTGCGCCTGATCTGGCAATGCATTCCCTTTATCGGGGTGCTGGTGGTCAGTGCCTTGATTCTCCTGCCCCTGATGCTGAAAATCTCTGACAAAAAAGCAGATCTTGCCCAGGCCCAGGCCATGCAGACCAAAGAGAACCGGGCCCTGACCAATGTGGTCACCATGGAGATCAGCCCCCAGGAGGTGGTGGAAAAAATCAGTCTCCCGGGTGTGGCAAAGCCCTGGATTTCCCTGAACCTGGTCACAGAGGTGAGGGGAAAAATCGTCACCAAGCAGGTGGAAGAAGGCATGACGGTTAAAAAAGGGGATGTCCTGGCCATTATTGACACCCGGGATTACCAGCACAACTATGATTCAGCCCTTGCCTCCTATGAAACCGCCCTGACCAATCAAAAGCGGTCCAAGGCCCTGTCTGAAAAACAATTCATCACCCAGTCCCAGCTGGATGATGTCCAGACCCGGGTAAAAACCACAAAAGCCGCGGTCAATCTGGCTCGCCTCAATTTGGACCGATGCACCATCCGTTCGCCCATGGCCGGGGTGGTGGACCGGGTATTTATCGAGTACGGCAATTTTTTAGATGCCGGCGACCCTGTGGCCGCTATCCTGGAGATGGACCGGCTCAAAATCGAGGTGGGCATTCCTGAATCTGATGTGTCGGCCGTACGCAAGCTGAGCCAATTTGACATGCAGTTTGATGCTCTGGACAAAAAAACCGTCACAGGAGACTATCATTACCTGTACAAGACCACAGACTCCATGGCCCGGCTCTACAACCTTGAAATCCGTGTGGACAACCCGGACCTTGAAATCCTTCCGGATATGTTTGCCCGGGTCAGCATCGTAAAAAATCATGAACCCCAGGGCCTGGCCGTTCCCATCTATTCCTTGGTCACCCAGAACAATGAGACCGGGGTGTTTGTTGAAAACAAGGGAGAGGTGGCGTTCAGACCCGTGACCACAGGATTCCAGGACGGATGGAAAATCCTTGTTTCAAAGGGGCTGGAACCCGGGGAACGGGTCGTTGTGGTGGGGCATAAGATCATTGAAAACGGGGAGAGTGTCAAGGTGGCAAGAACGGTTCACACCATGGAGGAGCTGATTCAATGA
- a CDS encoding IS256 family transposase: MQEGKPFTGKGGVLTSLIKNLAEAALEGELASHLGQEVSANRRNGKSKKTIKSLDGKFELETPRDRAGTFSPQIVKKHQTTLSDEIERKIIALYGLGMSYNDMASHLQEIYGLEISNATLSTITDKIIHTVKEWQARPLENVYPIVWLDAIHYKVRENGKVGSKAVYTILGVNIEGRKEVLGLYISENEGANFWLQVLTDLSNRGVKDILIACVDGLKGFPEAIETIFPDTEVQLCVVHQIRNSLKYVGSKNKKEFMADLKRVYKAVNKDLAEEELDILENKWNDKYPIVIKSWRNNWERLSHFFKYPEEIRRIIYTTNTIEAVHRQFRKLTKTKGSFPNQDSLLKLLYMGIQNASKKWTMPIQNWSLTISQLAIFFESRLDKELGI, from the coding sequence ATCCAGGAAGGTAAACCCTTCACAGGTAAGGGCGGCGTCCTTACATCATTAATCAAAAATCTTGCTGAAGCTGCTCTTGAAGGAGAGTTGGCGTCCCATCTCGGGCAGGAAGTTTCTGCCAACCGCCGTAATGGAAAAAGCAAAAAGACCATTAAATCCCTGGATGGTAAATTTGAGCTGGAAACCCCGCGTGACAGGGCCGGAACCTTCTCTCCACAGATCGTCAAAAAACATCAGACAACGCTCAGCGATGAAATTGAAAGAAAGATAATAGCCCTTTACGGCCTGGGCATGAGTTATAATGATATGGCTTCCCATTTACAGGAAATCTATGGACTTGAGATTTCAAATGCCACTCTGAGCACCATTACCGATAAAATCATCCATACCGTCAAAGAATGGCAGGCCAGGCCGTTGGAAAATGTGTACCCAATCGTATGGCTTGATGCCATACATTATAAAGTACGAGAAAACGGAAAGGTCGGCAGCAAAGCCGTTTACACAATTCTTGGGGTGAATATCGAGGGCCGCAAAGAGGTTCTTGGGCTGTACATATCCGAGAATGAGGGTGCGAACTTCTGGCTGCAGGTGTTAACAGACCTTTCAAACCGAGGGGTAAAAGATATCCTGATTGCCTGTGTTGATGGTCTAAAAGGTTTTCCCGAGGCCATTGAGACCATATTCCCGGACACAGAAGTTCAACTCTGCGTAGTCCACCAGATCCGAAATTCATTGAAATACGTTGGTTCCAAAAATAAAAAGGAATTTATGGCAGATCTAAAACGTGTTTATAAAGCGGTCAATAAGGATCTGGCCGAAGAAGAACTGGATATCTTGGAAAATAAATGGAATGACAAATACCCGATTGTGATAAAATCCTGGCGGAACAACTGGGAACGCCTCAGTCATTTCTTTAAATATCCAGAAGAGATTCGACGGATAATATACACCACAAATACCATTGAGGCTGTGCATCGACAGTTTCGAAAACTGACCAAAACAAAGGGATCATTCCCGAACCAGGACAGCCTGTTAAAGCTGCTTTACATGGGGATCCAGAACGCCAGTAAAAAATGGACAATGCCGATTCAAAATTGGTCACTGACAATTTCCCAGTTGGCAATTTTCTTTGAAAGCCGGCTGGATAAAGAGCTGGGAATTTGA